CGCCGACAACGAGATGCTGAAGATCACCTTCCGGCGTTGCCACAACTTCATTCATGGCAACGAGGGCATGCCCAAGGACGCCGCCTTCTGGCAATTCCTGTACCTAATATTCTGCAAGATGCACGACGAGAACCTGCGTGCCAAGCAGCGGCAGGCCTGGCAGCGCCGTTTCTGGGCTGGACCCAAGGAGCAGTTCGAGCCACAAGGGCGCAAAGCCATCCGCGTCCGGATCGAGGAGCTCTTCACCGAGGTCAAGAAGCAGTACAAGAATATTTTCCGAGGCAACGAGGAGATCACTCTCTCCGACCGGGCGCTGGCCTTTATCGTTTCGGAACTGGCCAAGTACGACTTCACCCGAACTGACGTCGATGCCAAGGGCGTGGCCTACCAGGAGCTAGTTGGCGTTAACCTGCGTGGCGACCGGGGCCAGTATTTCACTCCTAGAGGCGTCGTGAAGCTGGTCATTGAGATGCTCGACCCCAAAGAGACCGAGACTCTGCTGGACCCGGCCTGTGGCACCGGCGGCTTCTTGGTCGCGACCCTGGGGCACATGCTGAAGAAGTTCCGCGAAGAGCAAAACATCCAGGCCGGAAACGAGAACACCACCGAGTTCCTGAACATCCACGAACGGCTGAAAGAGTATGCCGCCGCCAATGTCTTCGGCACCGACTTCGACCCGTTCCTGATCCGCGCCGCTCAGATGAACATGGTGCTGGCGGGCGATGGCCGTGGACATATCTACAACATCAACTCATTGGAGTTTCCGCTGGGGCATCTAGCCGACCTGCCCAGCGTCAAGAAGGAGATCCCGCTGGCGTCGGTGGATATCATCGCCACCAACCCTCCCTTCGGCTCCGACATCCCGATTACGGACAAGCACATTCTGGAGCAGTACGAGCTGGCTCATGGCTGGGAGCCGGACGGCGAAGGCGGGTTCCGCAACACCGGCGTCCTCAAGGGCAGCGTTGCCCCCGAAATTCTCTTTATCGAGCGCTGCATCAAGTGGCTCAAGCCGGGAACCGGCCGCATGGGCATCGTTCTTCCCGACGGAGTTCTTGGCAATCCGGCCGCGGAATACATCCGCTGGTGGATCATGCGCGAAACGCAGGTGCTTGCTTCCGTCGACC
The Pseudomonas triclosanedens DNA segment above includes these coding regions:
- the mads2 gene encoding methylation-associated defense system DNA methyltransferase MAD2, which gives rise to MSRKKNKQAENTIPAGYTLDYVSGRQIKETKKELVRQRVVRALIHEYGFSPEDMELDFSIGGRKKVDVAIFHHGKDHTIENLSRAVICRQEPNVGKNAMRIRDYEQAAKDLEEIETIMREVDAVQYGLWTNGLEFFFVEKEQKRFETKCNPIGDWPMAEESVGTKEVISDAHTRVADNEMLKITFRRCHNFIHGNEGMPKDAAFWQFLYLIFCKMHDENLRAKQRQAWQRRFWAGPKEQFEPQGRKAIRVRIEELFTEVKKQYKNIFRGNEEITLSDRALAFIVSELAKYDFTRTDVDAKGVAYQELVGVNLRGDRGQYFTPRGVVKLVIEMLDPKETETLLDPACGTGGFLVATLGHMLKKFREEQNIQAGNENTTEFLNIHERLKEYAAANVFGTDFDPFLIRAAQMNMVLAGDGRGHIYNINSLEFPLGHLADLPSVKKEIPLASVDIIATNPPFGSDIPITDKHILEQYELAHGWEPDGEGGFRNTGVLKGSVAPEILFIERCIKWLKPGTGRMGIVLPDGVLGNPAAEYIRWWIMRETQVLASVDLPVEAFIAEANVNILTSLLFLRRKDDQEKHREALGRAEEYPVFMAVADKVGFDRRGNKLYKRTPDGEEIVEPKQHIERIRIGGRFVERTLTRSEKIEDNDLPVIAEKYREFLKEQNG